From Phyllopteryx taeniolatus isolate TA_2022b chromosome 18, UOR_Ptae_1.2, whole genome shotgun sequence, the proteins below share one genomic window:
- the clvs2 gene encoding clavesin-2 isoform X2, whose product MTHLQAGLSAATLEKAKAELKENPETLHQDIQEVRDMIITRPDIGFLRTDDAFILRFLRARKFNHFEAFRLLAQYFEYRQQNLDMFKNLKATDPGIKQALKDGFPGVLANLDRHGRKILLLFAANWDQSRYMFVDILRSILLSLESMIEDAELQVNGFILVIDWSNFTFKQASKLTPSMLRLAIEGLQDSFPARFGGIHFVNQPWYIHALYTVIRPFLKDKTRKRIFMHGNNLTSLHQLLHPEILPSELGGMMPPYDMGTWARALLDHAYDEDAETDAGPDGGPEAYAVSVQDLHRDLDKDLSPKNMKRSQSVVEPGVLKRPDKAKCDEDNMQPLLSLD is encoded by the exons ATGACTCACCTGCAGGCCGGCTTGTCGGCGGCCACCCTGGAGAAGGCCAAAGCGGAACTGAAGGAAAACCCGGAGACGCTCCACCAGGACATCCAGGAGGTGCGCGACATGATCATCACCCGGCCGGACATCGGCTTCCTGCGCACGGACGACGCCTTCATCCTCAGGTTCCTGCGGGCCAGGAAGTTTAATCACTTTGAGGCCTTCAGATTGCTGGCCCAGTACTTTGAGTACAGACAGCAGAACCTGGACATGTTCAAGAACCTGAAGGCCACCGACCCCGGAATTAAGCAGGCGCTCAAGGACGGATTCCCCGGCGTGCTGGCCAACCTGGACCGGCACGGGAGGAAGATCTTGCTCCTCTTCGCCGCCAACTGGGACCAGAGCAG GTACATGTTTGTGGACATCCTGAGGTCCATCCTGCTGTCCTTGGAGTCCATGATCGAGGACGCCGAGCTGCAGGTGAACGGCTTCATCCTGGTCATCGACTGGAGCAACTTCACCTTCAAGCAAGCCTCCAAGCTCACGCCCAGCATGCTCAGGCTCGCCATCGAGGGGCTGCAG GACAGTTTTCCCGCGCGCTTTGGAGGAATCCACTTTGTGAACCAGCCATGGTACATCCACGCCCTCTACACCGTCATCAGGCCCTTCCTTAAGGACAAGACCAGGAAGCGG ATCTTCATGCACGGCAACAACCTGACCAGCCTCCACCAGCTGCTGCATCCGGAGATCCTGCCGTCAGAGCTGGGCGGGATGATGCCGCCGTACGACATGGGCACCTGGGCCAGGGCCCTGCTGGATCACGCCTACGACGAGGACGCCGAAACGGACGCGGGACCTGACGGAGGACCGGAGGCCTACGCGGTCTCTGTGCAGGACCTGCACAGAGATCTGGACAAAGACCTCTCGCCAAAAAAcatgaagag GTCCCAGTCGGTGGTGGAGCCCGGCGTCCTAAAGCGACCTGACAAGGCCAAATGCGACGAGGACAACATGCAACCGCTGCTCTCGCTGGACTAA
- the clvs2 gene encoding clavesin-2 isoform X1, which produces MSSSHTRTHTHAYVRTVLPWRQAAAAAASQKCWTFGGNRHTRVQAGVPTCRRRRRRVSVREYRDRAPAEMTHLQAGLSAATLEKAKAELKENPETLHQDIQEVRDMIITRPDIGFLRTDDAFILRFLRARKFNHFEAFRLLAQYFEYRQQNLDMFKNLKATDPGIKQALKDGFPGVLANLDRHGRKILLLFAANWDQSRYMFVDILRSILLSLESMIEDAELQVNGFILVIDWSNFTFKQASKLTPSMLRLAIEGLQDSFPARFGGIHFVNQPWYIHALYTVIRPFLKDKTRKRIFMHGNNLTSLHQLLHPEILPSELGGMMPPYDMGTWARALLDHAYDEDAETDAGPDGGPEAYAVSVQDLHRDLDKDLSPKNMKRSQSVVEPGVLKRPDKAKCDEDNMQPLLSLD; this is translated from the exons ATGTCGTcatctcacacacgcacgcacacgcacgcgtacGTACGTACGGTTCTGCCATGGCgccaagcagcagcagcagcagcatctcaGAAATGTTGGACGTTCGGCGGTAACCGGCACACACGCGTTCAGGCCGGCGTCCC GACCTgcagaagaaggagaagaagagtcTCGGTGAGGGAATATCGCGACCGGGCTCCCGCTGAGATGACTCACCTGCAGGCCGGCTTGTCGGCGGCCACCCTGGAGAAGGCCAAAGCGGAACTGAAGGAAAACCCGGAGACGCTCCACCAGGACATCCAGGAGGTGCGCGACATGATCATCACCCGGCCGGACATCGGCTTCCTGCGCACGGACGACGCCTTCATCCTCAGGTTCCTGCGGGCCAGGAAGTTTAATCACTTTGAGGCCTTCAGATTGCTGGCCCAGTACTTTGAGTACAGACAGCAGAACCTGGACATGTTCAAGAACCTGAAGGCCACCGACCCCGGAATTAAGCAGGCGCTCAAGGACGGATTCCCCGGCGTGCTGGCCAACCTGGACCGGCACGGGAGGAAGATCTTGCTCCTCTTCGCCGCCAACTGGGACCAGAGCAG GTACATGTTTGTGGACATCCTGAGGTCCATCCTGCTGTCCTTGGAGTCCATGATCGAGGACGCCGAGCTGCAGGTGAACGGCTTCATCCTGGTCATCGACTGGAGCAACTTCACCTTCAAGCAAGCCTCCAAGCTCACGCCCAGCATGCTCAGGCTCGCCATCGAGGGGCTGCAG GACAGTTTTCCCGCGCGCTTTGGAGGAATCCACTTTGTGAACCAGCCATGGTACATCCACGCCCTCTACACCGTCATCAGGCCCTTCCTTAAGGACAAGACCAGGAAGCGG ATCTTCATGCACGGCAACAACCTGACCAGCCTCCACCAGCTGCTGCATCCGGAGATCCTGCCGTCAGAGCTGGGCGGGATGATGCCGCCGTACGACATGGGCACCTGGGCCAGGGCCCTGCTGGATCACGCCTACGACGAGGACGCCGAAACGGACGCGGGACCTGACGGAGGACCGGAGGCCTACGCGGTCTCTGTGCAGGACCTGCACAGAGATCTGGACAAAGACCTCTCGCCAAAAAAcatgaagag GTCCCAGTCGGTGGTGGAGCCCGGCGTCCTAAAGCGACCTGACAAGGCCAAATGCGACGAGGACAACATGCAACCGCTGCTCTCGCTGGACTAA